Proteins from a genomic interval of Arachis hypogaea cultivar Tifrunner chromosome 10, arahy.Tifrunner.gnm2.J5K5, whole genome shotgun sequence:
- the LOC140175680 gene encoding uncharacterized protein, with protein sequence MELMQLKQGSMSVAEYTNKFEELCRFSRVCQGDPETFESWRCIKYQRGLKDNIMTAVAPMEIRVFSDLVNKARVVEEYAKTVAASKDTHGGSSSRGRGKYFHPRGQSFKRGGYTPQGQGGFRKNNQNQFQYAKGRGNQSKSYPDLACDRCGRFHPYDSCKIGLGGCFKCGLPGHIARDCPRGRNQNAGQSQHQGRVFAVNAKDASKADPLMKGICLIGDKSSVALYDTGASHSFISFAKVEELGLKVSELPFDLHVHTPHQTIMTRSSCRQVGFKLEGRDFVHDLICLSMVGLEMILGFDWLSKNRILLDCFERTIRFMPEGENRAVVATGYYLNSVMVHYSGEECQGYILLAANALGDAQNLDQIPMVRDFPEVFPEDIPEFPPQREIEFAIELVPGARPVSIAPYRMAPIELAELKTQVFSPFLDKFVVVFIDDILVYSKTVKEHEEHLRIVLRILKEQKFYAKLSKCEFWKEEVKFLGHVANVVADALSQKSLTIVWMRIKEEELVDKFVDLKLDISEVAGRACLNQLQISSTFKSEIQRAQQDEQKFQQLFQPVGDKRREEFTKDDEGLWRYKGRICIPDVGSLRRDLLLEAHNSGFSIHPGSTKMYYDLKKMFWWPGMKGDVATVVSKCLTCQKVKIEHQKPSGMLQPLEIPQWKWEGIAMDFVTGLPRTRSGFDAIWVIEIVRLHGVPSSIVSDRDPRFTSRFWGALQRAFGTKLCLSTAYHPQTDGQSERTIQTLEDMLRACVLDQPGSWDRYMPLVEFAYNNSFHASIGIAPSDPIRKPCRSDPYMKFSDQIQINTADMQIGSDP encoded by the exons ATGGAGctaatgcagctgaagcaaggttccatGTCTGTGGCAGAGTACACCAATAAGTTCGAAGAGCTTTGTAGGTTTTCTCGGGTATGTCAGGGTGACCCGGAGACTTTCGAGAGCTGGAGGTGCATTAAGTACCAAAGGGGCTTGAAGGACAACATTATGACTgctgtggctcctatggagatcCGTGTCTTCTCCGACTTGGTGAACAAAGCAAGGGTAGTGGAGGAGTATGCCAAGACAGTGGCGGCATCTAAGGACACTCATGGAGGGAGCTCTAGTCGTGGGCGTGGCAAGTATTTTCATCCTAGAGGACAAAGCTTCAAAAGAGGGGGATATACTCCTCAAGGCCAAGGGGGCTTCAGAAAGAACAATCAGAATCAGTTTCAGTATGCTAAAGGAAGAGGAAATCAGAGTAAGAGTTATCCGGATTTAGCTTGTGATCGTTGTGGACGTTTTCACCCTTATGACTCATGTAAGATTGGTTTAGGTGGTTGCTTCAAGTGTGGGTTACCTGGCCACATTGCGAGGGATTGCCCTCGTGGGAGGAATCAGAATGCGGGCCAGAGTCAGCATCAAGGTCGAGTCTTTGCTGTGAATGCCAAGGATGCTTCCAAGGCGGATCCTTTGATGAAAGGTATATGTCTAATTGGTGATAAATCCTCAGTTGCAttatatgatactggagcttcgCATTCGTTTATTTCATTTGCTAAAGTCGAGGAATTAGGCTTGAAAGTATCAGAGTTACCTTTTGATCTACATGTACATACTCCGCATCAAACAATTATGACTAGGTCAAGCTGTAGacaagtaggtttcaagcttgagggTAGAGACTTTGTACACGATTTGATCTGTTTATCAATGGTGGGGCTGGAGATGATTTTagggtttgattggttgtcgaagaaccgaattttgttggattgctttgaacGGACAATTCGGTTTATGCCGGAAGGAGAAAATAGAGCAGTGGTAGCTACAGGGTATTACTTGAACTCTGTAATGGTGCATTATAGTGGGGAGGAGTGTCAGGGTTATATTCTGTTGGCTGCCAATGCGTTGGGTGATGCCCAGAACTTAGATCAAATTCCGATGGTTAGAGATTTTCCAGAAGTGTTCCCGGAAGATATCCCTGAGTTCCCACCTCAAAGGGAAATTGAGTTTGCGATTGAATTGGTGCCGGGAGCCAGACCAGTATCGATTGCACCGTATAGAATGGCTCCTATAGAGCTGGCAGAGCtaaagactca agtgtTTAGTCCCTTTTTAGACAAAttcgtggtggttttcatagatgaCATCTTAGTTTACTCTAAGACGGTAAAGGAGCATGAGGAACACTTGAGGATTGTACTGCGAATCTTAAAGGAGCAGAAGTTCTATGCTAAGTTGTCAAAGTGCGAGTTCTGGAAGGAGGAAGTAAAGTTCTtaggccatgtg gcGAATGTGGTAGCAGACGCTTTGAGTCAGAAATCTTTAACAATTGTTTGGATGagaatcaaagaagaagaactagtGGATAAGTTTGTAGATCTTAAGCTGGATATTAGTGAAGTTGCCGGAAGAGCTTGTTTGAATCAGTTACAGATTTCAAGCACGTTTAAATCAGAAATACAaagggctcagcaagatgagcagaagtttcagCAATTGTTTCAACCAGTTGGTGATAAGAGACGCGAAGAATTCACTAAGGATGATGAAGGGTTATGGAGATACAAGGGAAGGATTTGCATACCAGATGTTGGGAGTTTGAGGCGAGACTTGCTGTTGGAGGCTCACAACAGTGGGTTTTCTATTCATCCCGGGAGCACGAAGATGTATTATGACttgaagaagatgttctggtggccggggatGAAGGGTGATGTAGCTACAGTGGTATCCAAATGTTTGACCTGCCAGAAGGTGAAGATAGAACATCAAAAACCGTCAGGAATGCTACAaccacttgagattcctcagtggaagtgggaaggaattgctaTGGATTTTGTTACCGGTTTACCGAGGACTAGGTCGGGGTTTGATGCGATTTGGGTGATC GAGATAGTGAGGTTGCACGGTGTGCCGTCAAGCATAGTATCGgaccgtgatccccgattcacatcaaggttttggggagctctCCAAAGAGCTTTCGGTACAAAGCTATGTCTTAGTACGGCGTATCATCCACAAACAGATGGACAATCGGAAAGGACTATTCAAACGTTGGAAGATATGCTGAGAGCATGTGTGTTGGATCAACCCGGGAGTTGGGAtcgttacatgccattggtggagttcgCATATAACAACAGCTTTCATGCAAGCATTGGGAtagctcc atccgatccaatccgaaaGCCTTGCAGATCGGATCCATATATGAAATTTTCGGATCAGATTCAGATAAACACCGCGGATATGcagatcggatccgatccatga